In Nostoc sp. CENA543, a single genomic region encodes these proteins:
- a CDS encoding serine O-acetyltransferase produces the protein MSTSLELEGDIQKTQQGQLNLWQQIQEDWVAHGRDWTKPGFRAVAVHRFGVWRMGIPSKILRAPFSILYGMLYRKVRNTYGIELPYTVKLGRRVVIEHQSAIVIHGYCSIGDDSIIRQGVTLGNRYLDRLFDAPQLGKRVNVGAGAKIFGNVTVGDGANIGANAVVLTDIPAGATAVGIPAKIVKNAKDAEIIPN, from the coding sequence ATGAGTACATCACTAGAGCTAGAAGGAGATATACAAAAAACACAACAGGGGCAGTTAAATCTTTGGCAGCAGATTCAAGAGGATTGGGTAGCCCACGGAAGAGACTGGACTAAACCTGGCTTTAGAGCAGTGGCAGTGCATCGGTTTGGAGTTTGGAGAATGGGTATTCCATCCAAGATACTACGCGCTCCTTTTAGTATTCTTTATGGAATGCTATATCGTAAAGTACGTAATACCTACGGTATTGAATTACCTTACACAGTCAAACTTGGTCGCCGTGTAGTGATTGAACATCAAAGTGCGATCGTCATTCATGGTTACTGTTCAATAGGTGATGACAGTATCATTCGTCAAGGAGTGACTTTAGGGAACCGTTACCTTGACCGGCTTTTTGATGCTCCACAGTTGGGTAAAAGGGTAAATGTTGGTGCAGGAGCGAAAATTTTTGGCAATGTAACGGTGGGAGATGGTGCAAATATTGGTGCTAATGCTGTAGTGTTGACAGATATTCCAGCCGGAGCTACAGCAGTGGGTATACCAGCAAAAATAGTTAAAAATGCCAAAGATGCCGAAATTATTCCCAACTAA
- a CDS encoding beta-1,6-N-acetylglucosaminyltransferase: protein MKIAYIILAHKLPQQLVRLIYRLNDDSATFFLHIDGKVNDKVYSDIVNQVQNMPNVYLLKRYKCYWGKIDIVKATIEGIRQLINHNVEFDYAILLSGQDYPIKPITQIKNFLHERRGHEFIESFSLKQDNKWTYQDGCYQSLNRVKHWHFHFRSKHFYLPIERKFIPGLEPFGGSQWWCLSKECIYYINNFLLKNPDYINYFRYVFIPDELFFQTIISNSPFGAIIFNDDLRYVDWENPNPTPPAVLDKSYFEELVSSPKFFARKFDMSRNVEILNLIDQAILGISDN, encoded by the coding sequence ATGAAAATTGCTTACATCATTTTGGCGCATAAATTACCGCAACAATTAGTACGTTTGATTTATCGGCTTAATGATGATAGTGCTACCTTCTTTCTACACATAGATGGAAAAGTAAACGATAAAGTTTACTCTGATATTGTAAACCAAGTGCAGAATATGCCTAATGTTTATCTACTTAAAAGATATAAATGCTATTGGGGAAAAATAGATATTGTTAAGGCTACGATAGAAGGAATACGACAATTAATTAACCATAATGTCGAATTTGACTATGCAATATTGCTATCAGGACAAGACTATCCAATTAAGCCTATCACTCAGATAAAAAATTTTCTTCATGAAAGACGAGGTCATGAATTTATAGAATCATTTTCCTTAAAACAAGATAATAAATGGACTTATCAAGATGGATGTTATCAGTCATTAAACAGAGTTAAACACTGGCACTTTCATTTTCGGAGCAAACATTTCTATTTACCTATTGAACGTAAATTCATTCCTGGACTTGAACCATTTGGTGGTTCTCAGTGGTGGTGTTTATCAAAAGAATGTATTTATTATATTAACAATTTTCTCCTGAAGAACCCTGATTATATAAATTATTTCAGATATGTATTTATTCCTGATGAATTGTTTTTTCAAACAATTATCTCTAATTCACCTTTTGGTGCTATCATTTTCAATGATGATTTAAGATATGTTGATTGGGAAAATCCAAATCCTACTCCTCCAGCAGTTTTAGATAAAAGTTATTTTGAAGAACTTGTGAGTTCACCAAAATTTTTTGCCCGGAAATTTGATATGAGTAGAAATGTCGAAATACTAAACTTAATTGATCAAGCGATATTAGGAATTAGTGATAATTGA
- a CDS encoding O-antigen ligase, producing the protein MRKFLATSEIYFVILSLTFFTGALGTIFSSAAIITLIRYLILGISGIAIYIERRKVVYAIRRNIVLSVLTIIIICSFLWSLYPVSTLKDLREVFQMTMFALYFSIRFSVKEQVKFITVTFSIGIVLSILYAVAFPSIGIHGSDHPGAWKGIYDYKNTFGSMMVLSSLLFFSLPVEKPIYKLYKLAGYCVSIVMMLLSTSKTSLVLSFLLIFILLLYKKFRWQGKISVVYVDIAILIFGCVGAFVLTQWVDLLDGLGKDPTLTGRTVIWNYVLSQLLERPLLGFGRGAFWDPQSPYAFAAGRELSSWFRPPHAHNGFIDLMLDVGFIGFLLFLFSFVKTYMRSLKMAYASKNQEDIWPLAFLMFLAMNNITESYLLRLANIYWVLFLTIAISLSIAPKNRN; encoded by the coding sequence ATGAGAAAATTTTTAGCTACATCTGAGATATATTTCGTCATTTTAAGTTTAACTTTTTTCACGGGAGCTTTAGGTACCATCTTCTCATCTGCCGCTATAATAACTTTGATCAGATATTTAATATTGGGAATTAGTGGAATAGCAATTTATATTGAAAGAAGAAAAGTTGTATATGCAATACGTCGAAATATTGTACTTTCTGTATTGACAATTATAATTATCTGTTCTTTTCTCTGGTCACTGTACCCAGTATCTACGCTGAAAGACTTACGAGAAGTTTTTCAAATGACTATGTTTGCGCTATATTTTTCTATAAGATTTAGCGTGAAAGAACAGGTAAAATTCATTACTGTTACATTCAGCATAGGAATTGTCTTAAGTATTTTATATGCTGTTGCTTTTCCTAGCATTGGTATACATGGATCAGATCATCCAGGAGCATGGAAAGGCATCTACGACTATAAAAATACTTTTGGCAGCATGATGGTGTTAAGTTCTTTATTATTTTTCTCACTACCTGTAGAAAAACCAATTTATAAACTATACAAGTTAGCAGGTTATTGTGTTTCTATTGTAATGATGTTGCTATCTACTTCTAAGACTTCTCTTGTACTTTCTTTCTTACTAATATTTATTTTGCTGCTATATAAAAAATTTAGATGGCAAGGAAAAATCAGCGTTGTATATGTGGACATTGCTATTCTTATTTTTGGCTGTGTGGGCGCATTTGTCCTAACTCAATGGGTAGATCTGTTAGATGGTCTGGGCAAAGATCCTACACTAACTGGAAGAACAGTAATATGGAATTATGTACTATCACAATTATTAGAAAGACCATTACTGGGTTTTGGGAGAGGAGCATTTTGGGATCCACAGAGTCCCTATGCTTTTGCTGCTGGTAGAGAACTTTCTTCTTGGTTTCGTCCTCCCCATGCTCATAATGGTTTTATTGATTTAATGCTAGATGTAGGTTTTATAGGTTTTTTACTGTTTCTATTTAGTTTCGTCAAAACCTATATGCGCTCACTCAAAATGGCTTATGCCAGTAAAAACCAGGAAGATATTTGGCCTCTTGCTTTTCTGATGTTTCTAGCAATGAATAATATTACAGAAAGCTATTTGCTACGTTTAGCTAATATCTACTGGGTTTTGTTTTTGACAATAGCTATCTCATTATCTATTGCACCAAAAAATCGTAATTAA
- a CDS encoding glycosyltransferase family 2 protein: MNINQVINLFTYAVLLIGAFGFFTLSLILFLECFAALLPSDIPKHVNDGQPKKVAVLIPAHNEEQVISSTLLEIKSQLTNQHQLVVVADNCSDKTAAIAREIGAKVIEREDPICRGKGYALDYGLRLIESEPPDIVVFCDADCKVEPGAIDKLVQYAIATNRPVQATYLMEKSCDASPKESVSVFAFKLKNLVRLRGLAKLGIPCLLTGTGMAFPWSVIKSVDLASGYIVEDMKLGLDLAIAGYAPVFCSEANVTALLPKKTQAVKSQRTRWEHGHLKTLLTYVPKLIGESIKQARLDLLLSGLDLCVPPLSLLMLIWLMLVTVTFGLGLLTNIWMPVAILALASLLLLSGILIAWMKFGRTDLPLLQLLAIPLYILGKIPLYLKFLVKPQNSWIRTERDSTNISQS; the protein is encoded by the coding sequence ATGAATATTAACCAAGTCATAAATTTGTTTACCTACGCTGTCTTACTGATTGGTGCATTCGGGTTCTTCACCTTAAGTTTAATCTTGTTTTTAGAATGTTTTGCGGCTCTTCTCCCTTCTGATATCCCTAAACACGTGAATGATGGGCAGCCTAAAAAGGTGGCAGTTTTGATTCCCGCCCACAATGAAGAGCAAGTAATTAGTTCCACACTCTTAGAAATAAAATCACAGTTAACGAATCAACACCAACTAGTTGTAGTTGCAGATAATTGCAGTGATAAAACAGCCGCAATTGCCCGTGAAATTGGTGCTAAAGTTATTGAGCGTGAAGATCCCATCTGCAGAGGCAAAGGCTACGCTTTAGACTATGGTTTGAGATTGATAGAGTCAGAACCACCAGATATAGTAGTGTTTTGCGATGCTGACTGTAAAGTTGAACCAGGGGCAATAGATAAGTTGGTACAGTATGCGATCGCCACAAATAGACCTGTACAGGCGACTTACTTAATGGAGAAATCCTGCGACGCTAGCCCTAAAGAATCTGTCTCCGTCTTTGCCTTCAAGTTAAAAAATCTAGTACGTTTGCGCGGGTTAGCTAAATTGGGTATTCCCTGCTTATTAACTGGAACAGGTATGGCTTTTCCTTGGTCTGTGATTAAATCAGTTGATTTAGCCAGTGGTTACATTGTTGAAGATATGAAACTTGGTCTTGACTTAGCTATTGCTGGTTACGCACCAGTATTTTGCTCAGAAGCTAATGTAACTGCGTTGTTACCTAAGAAAACACAAGCAGTTAAAAGTCAAAGAACCCGTTGGGAACACGGTCATTTAAAGACTTTGCTCACTTATGTACCGAAACTGATTGGGGAATCAATCAAGCAGGCCAGGTTGGATTTATTACTTAGTGGTTTAGACTTATGTGTCCCTCCTTTGTCTTTATTGATGTTGATCTGGTTAATGCTAGTAACAGTAACTTTTGGTCTGGGGTTACTGACAAATATCTGGATGCCAGTGGCCATTTTAGCCCTAGCCAGTTTATTGTTGTTAAGTGGAATACTGATAGCTTGGATGAAATTTGGGCGGACTGATTTACCTCTGCTACAGCTTTTAGCCATACCGCTTTACATTCTTGGGAAGATTCCTCTCTATCTGAAGTTTTTAGTTAAACCCCAAAATTCATGGATTCGGACAGAAAGAGACTCAACTAACATTTCCCAGTCTTAA
- a CDS encoding glycosyltransferase: protein MKKQGILLVMPVPFRMVEGRLGFDDQTCEGLIRWAENFDHVVMACPVIPEQVFATSETSLTWQAIADLPCADKLELVPLPYAYKIPDFIKTYKATSQLLSEKIQKSQYLCFALSGVIGDWGAIACLEAIKLQRPYAVWADRVEYEVISRTLWKKESLKKAPLKRLIKDFLTLPLHKPYQRYLIRRSQLGLFQGQDCYSAYSPFCKNSHCVYDIHTKKSDQIDAASLDLKIKPLSNGEPLRICYVGRAAEMKGPLDWLRVVHLLCEAGVNLKATWLGDGPLLADMKSLVNELGITEKVHLAGFVSDRHQILTTMKSNHIFLFCHKTPESPRCLVESLVSGCPIIGYSSPYSEGLVSQFGGGAFVTLNNWQKLADLIIDINSDREKLSKLIFQAALSGQQFDEETVFQNRSDLIKQYLP, encoded by the coding sequence ATGAAAAAACAGGGAATTTTACTAGTGATGCCCGTTCCATTTCGGATGGTAGAGGGTCGTTTGGGCTTTGATGATCAAACATGCGAAGGACTCATACGATGGGCGGAAAATTTTGATCATGTGGTTATGGCTTGTCCAGTCATCCCTGAACAAGTCTTTGCTACTAGTGAAACATCTCTAACTTGGCAAGCGATCGCTGATTTACCCTGTGCTGATAAGTTGGAGTTAGTTCCACTACCTTATGCTTATAAGATTCCCGATTTCATTAAAACCTACAAAGCAACTAGTCAGCTATTAAGTGAGAAAATCCAAAAGTCCCAGTATCTTTGTTTTGCCCTAAGTGGTGTCATCGGAGATTGGGGGGCGATCGCCTGTTTAGAAGCAATTAAACTCCAACGTCCCTATGCAGTCTGGGCAGATCGGGTAGAATACGAAGTCATTAGCAGGACTTTGTGGAAAAAAGAGTCATTAAAAAAAGCTCCCCTCAAACGTCTAATCAAGGATTTTTTGACTCTCCCATTGCACAAGCCCTATCAAAGATATCTCATCCGTCGCAGCCAGCTAGGATTATTCCAAGGACAGGATTGTTATTCAGCTTATTCACCCTTCTGTAAAAATTCTCATTGCGTTTATGACATTCACACTAAAAAGTCAGATCAAATTGATGCTGCTAGTCTTGATCTGAAAATTAAGCCCCTATCCAACGGCGAACCATTACGTATATGCTATGTAGGACGAGCCGCAGAAATGAAGGGTCCATTGGACTGGCTACGAGTTGTACATCTTCTTTGTGAGGCCGGAGTAAACTTAAAAGCCACTTGGTTAGGAGATGGGCCTCTGCTGGCTGACATGAAGTCACTTGTCAATGAATTAGGGATTACCGAAAAAGTCCATTTAGCGGGATTTGTTAGCGATCGCCACCAAATTTTGACAACCATGAAAAGCAATCATATCTTCCTGTTTTGTCATAAAACACCAGAATCGCCCCGGTGCCTAGTTGAGTCTTTAGTCTCTGGTTGTCCTATTATTGGTTACAGTAGCCCCTATTCTGAAGGTTTAGTATCTCAATTTGGTGGTGGAGCATTTGTCACACTCAACAACTGGCAAAAATTAGCTGACTTAATCATCGATATCAATTCAGATCGAGAAAAATTAAGTAAATTAATTTTCCAAGCTGCCTTATCTGGTCAGCAGTTTGATGAAGAAACTGTATTTCAAAATCGCAGTGACTTAATTAAGCAATATTTACCATAA
- a CDS encoding polysaccharide biosynthesis tyrosine autokinase codes for METQNSAEDIDIQKYLLVLKRRWLVIAGVFVLFATLGGTLALKQPKSYEATGKLLFQMNRTSSLTGIGGKIGDLESIGSNPLDTQALLVRSKPILEEVVNTLNLKDKKGERLKIESVDIQVEAIPGTDGLKVGYVSEDPYLAKAIVNQVMKSYIANNILTNRSEVMAAGDFIAKQLPGAKTELEEAQKALLQFKTQNKIVNLEEESSGLVKNAITIDSEINNARAQLAETITREKQILNQINLPADQAVDISSLSQAAGVQDAFIELQKIQTQLKIQQTRYTDANPIVINLKNQEKALNSLLKQRITEYLGYPIQIETARLQIGEIKRDLSLELGKLQSQRLGLEKRITSLSNLKSAYEQRLGAIPDLEKTHGELEQKMLIAQKNYENLLTKYQEIKIVESQTIGNARILEYAEVDSSPKASKKKGLTLMVSVFGGLLVGIAVAFLLDVIDRRLKTAKEAEELFGYTLLGLIPKFSNNFNTTQLEDSALAEPARRVIVETTPRSMIHESFGMLQANLKFISLDKKIRTIAVTSSIAGEGKSEIAANLAAVIAQTGRRVLLIDADMRRPSQHHLWNLINSAGLSNVVVEQNDFSATVQAVTPSLSVLTSGVTPPNPLALIDSEAMKSLIDNLSKKYDYIVFDTPPLLGNADAAVLSKLADGVLVVSRIGIVDVTSVNAAKSLLSRSEVNVLGIVANAVDITQEPNYFYYQNPSSEKSMTKQDSTDTSIKAEL; via the coding sequence ATGGAGACACAAAACTCTGCTGAAGACATAGACATTCAAAAGTATCTACTAGTTCTGAAACGTCGCTGGTTGGTGATTGCAGGAGTATTTGTGCTTTTTGCTACATTGGGTGGAACACTTGCCCTTAAGCAACCCAAAAGCTATGAAGCGACTGGTAAGTTGCTGTTTCAAATGAACAGAACTTCATCCCTAACTGGAATTGGCGGAAAAATAGGGGATTTAGAATCCATAGGATCTAATCCTCTAGACACACAAGCTTTGTTAGTGAGGTCAAAGCCAATTCTAGAAGAGGTAGTGAATACTCTCAATCTCAAAGATAAAAAAGGCGAACGACTGAAGATAGAATCGGTTGACATCCAAGTTGAAGCAATTCCAGGTACAGATGGACTAAAAGTTGGGTATGTATCTGAAGATCCCTATCTAGCAAAAGCGATAGTCAATCAGGTAATGAAATCTTATATTGCCAATAACATTCTGACTAATAGATCAGAAGTGATGGCTGCAGGGGATTTTATCGCTAAACAATTACCAGGGGCAAAGACAGAATTAGAAGAAGCACAAAAAGCTCTATTGCAGTTTAAAACTCAAAATAAGATTGTTAATCTCGAAGAAGAAAGCAGTGGACTAGTAAAAAATGCAATTACCATTGACAGTGAGATCAACAATGCTCGCGCCCAACTAGCAGAGACTATTACTAGAGAAAAACAAATACTTAACCAAATAAATTTGCCAGCAGATCAAGCTGTGGATATTTCGTCTCTGAGTCAAGCTGCTGGTGTGCAAGATGCTTTCATCGAACTTCAGAAAATTCAAACTCAGTTAAAAATCCAACAAACCAGATACACGGATGCCAACCCCATTGTTATTAATCTAAAAAATCAAGAAAAAGCTTTAAATTCTCTGTTAAAACAAAGGATTACTGAGTATTTAGGATATCCGATTCAGATTGAAACTGCCAGATTACAAATAGGCGAAATTAAAAGAGATTTATCTTTAGAGTTAGGTAAGTTACAATCACAACGCTTAGGATTAGAGAAAAGAATAACATCTTTATCTAATCTAAAATCAGCTTACGAACAAAGATTAGGAGCAATTCCTGATCTAGAAAAAACTCATGGTGAATTAGAGCAAAAAATGTTAATTGCTCAGAAAAATTATGAAAATCTTTTGACGAAATATCAAGAAATAAAGATAGTCGAAAGTCAAACTATAGGTAATGCACGTATTTTAGAATATGCCGAAGTTGATAGTAGTCCCAAAGCTAGTAAAAAGAAGGGACTTACCCTCATGGTATCAGTATTTGGGGGATTATTAGTGGGAATTGCGGTGGCATTCCTATTAGATGTGATTGATAGAAGGCTGAAAACAGCCAAGGAAGCAGAAGAGCTTTTTGGCTACACCTTATTAGGTTTAATTCCTAAGTTTAGCAATAATTTCAATACAACTCAATTAGAAGATTCTGCCTTAGCTGAACCCGCAAGACGCGTAATTGTAGAAACAACTCCACGCTCTATGATTCACGAATCATTCGGTATGCTTCAGGCTAATTTGAAATTCATTAGTTTAGATAAAAAAATTCGGACGATCGCAGTTACAAGTTCCATTGCTGGCGAAGGAAAATCAGAAATCGCAGCCAATTTAGCAGCAGTGATCGCGCAGACAGGACGACGAGTGTTATTAATTGATGCAGATATGCGTCGCCCATCTCAACATCACCTGTGGAATTTAATTAACTCCGCTGGTTTAAGTAATGTTGTAGTCGAGCAGAATGATTTCTCAGCTACAGTACAAGCAGTTACACCCAGTTTATCTGTCCTCACCAGTGGAGTGACTCCCCCTAATCCTCTGGCTTTGATAGATTCCGAAGCCATGAAGAGCCTCATTGATAATTTGTCTAAAAAATATGATTACATAGTGTTTGATACTCCACCATTACTTGGTAATGCTGATGCAGCTGTATTGAGCAAACTGGCGGATGGAGTTCTCGTCGTATCAAGAATTGGTATTGTCGATGTAACAAGTGTTAATGCTGCCAAGTCCTTACTCTCACGTTCGGAAGTGAATGTTTTGGGTATTGTGGCTAATGCAGTTGATATCACACAAGAGCCTAACTACTTCTATTATCAAAATCCCTCTTCGGAAAAGAGCATGACTAAGCAAGATTCTACGGATACAAGTATAAAAGCGGAACTTTAA